In a genomic window of Streptomyces sp. BHT-5-2:
- a CDS encoding sugar ABC transporter substrate-binding protein gives MNATIRRRVVVSALVLSLAAPLAACGSDHQEAPEGKDHIGLLLPENKSTRYENFDRRIISRKVAALCLECTVDYANAESSVEAQRTQFEALVKKGVKVIVLDPVDARAAKDWVDSAARQGVQVIAYDRLAEGDVKAYVSYDNEKIGRLQGEGILAALGSRAATADIAMFNGSPDDPNVPSFKKGAHAALDGKVRKIVYEKGIPEWSEATAKKEMTDLLNARGAQGVDAVYSANDGMAGGIADALKSAGAKNVPLSGQDAELPALQRVLNGTQSFTIYKEVRPEAETAAELAFRLLRGQSIASLTSTTADNASRTGIPAKLFKAVMVTKANLKGTLVDSGAVRTDLLCTPSVAAECASLGIK, from the coding sequence ATGAATGCAACAATACGTCGCCGCGTCGTCGTCAGCGCGTTGGTGCTTTCGCTCGCCGCCCCCCTGGCGGCCTGCGGAAGTGATCATCAGGAAGCGCCCGAAGGGAAGGACCACATCGGCCTCCTCCTTCCCGAGAACAAATCCACGCGCTACGAGAATTTCGACCGCCGCATCATTTCCCGCAAGGTCGCCGCGCTCTGCCTCGAATGCACGGTGGACTACGCAAACGCCGAGTCCAGCGTCGAGGCCCAGCGCACCCAGTTCGAGGCCCTGGTGAAGAAGGGCGTCAAGGTGATCGTCCTGGACCCGGTCGACGCCCGCGCCGCCAAGGACTGGGTGGACTCCGCCGCACGTCAGGGCGTGCAGGTCATCGCCTACGACCGGCTCGCCGAGGGCGACGTCAAGGCGTATGTCTCCTACGACAACGAGAAGATCGGCCGGCTCCAGGGCGAGGGAATTCTGGCCGCGCTCGGCTCCCGGGCGGCCACCGCGGACATCGCGATGTTCAACGGCTCCCCGGACGACCCGAATGTCCCGTCCTTCAAGAAGGGCGCGCACGCTGCCCTCGACGGCAAGGTACGCAAGATCGTTTATGAGAAGGGCATCCCCGAGTGGTCCGAGGCCACCGCGAAGAAGGAGATGACCGATCTCCTCAACGCCCGTGGTGCGCAAGGCGTCGACGCGGTCTACTCGGCAAATGACGGGATGGCCGGCGGTATCGCCGACGCGCTGAAGTCCGCCGGGGCGAAAAACGTTCCGCTCAGTGGCCAGGACGCCGAACTGCCTGCCCTCCAGAGGGTGTTGAACGGCACTCAGTCGTTCACCATTTACAAGGAGGTGCGGCCGGAGGCGGAGACCGCCGCGGAGCTGGCCTTCCGTTTGCTGCGGGGGCAGAGCATCGCCTCGCTCACCTCCACCACCGCCGACAACGCGAGCCGGACCGGCATCCCGGCCAAGCTCTTCAAGGCCGTGATGGTCACCAAGGCGAACCTCAAGGGCACTCTCGTCGACAGCGGCGCCGTCCGCACCGACCTGCTGTGCACCCCGTCCGTCGCGGCGGAGTGCGCCTCCCTCGGCATCAAGTGA
- a CDS encoding Lrp/AsnC family transcriptional regulator yields MSVDALDAKILRLLLEQPRTSVREYARVLSVARGTVQARLDRMERDGVITAYGPRLSPAALDHPLLAFVHIEVTQGHLEEVAAALTEVPQIIEAFSTTGGGDLLTRVVARDAAHLEDVIQRLISLPGVVRTRTEMALRERVPHRMLPLVEAVGGAAAKQTG; encoded by the coding sequence ATGTCCGTGGACGCGCTGGACGCGAAGATCCTCCGGCTGCTGCTGGAGCAGCCGCGGACGAGCGTGCGGGAGTACGCACGGGTGCTGAGCGTCGCCCGCGGGACGGTGCAGGCGCGACTGGACCGCATGGAGCGGGACGGGGTGATCACCGCCTACGGCCCGCGGCTCTCGCCCGCCGCACTGGACCACCCGCTGCTGGCCTTTGTGCACATCGAGGTGACGCAGGGTCATCTGGAGGAGGTGGCCGCCGCGCTGACGGAGGTGCCGCAGATCATCGAGGCGTTCTCGACGACCGGTGGCGGGGACCTGCTGACGCGGGTGGTGGCCCGGGACGCGGCGCATCTGGAGGATGTGATCCAGCGGCTGATCAGCCTGCCGGGAGTGGTGCGGACCCGCACGGAGATGGCGCTGCGCGAGCGTGTGCCACATCGGATGCTGCCGCTGGTCGAGGCCGTGGGCGGGGCGGCGGCCAAGCAGACGGGCTAG
- a CDS encoding DUF6624 domain-containing protein, whose product MTYDAQQNGPDDHLAAVAAELVAMAAEDNAAAPRANSDDFADQLAWRRLTARHADRLTEILDAHGWPTADRFGADAARAAWLIAQHADRQLDVQRRALGLLERAVADGLATSRDLAFLQDRTLVNDGREQVYGTQIAGIRNGTPIPWPCENPSQMDRRRAEVGIPPFDAYVARFA is encoded by the coding sequence ATGACGTACGACGCACAGCAAAACGGCCCCGACGACCACCTCGCCGCGGTGGCCGCCGAACTCGTCGCCATGGCCGCCGAGGACAACGCGGCCGCACCCCGTGCCAACAGCGACGACTTCGCCGACCAGTTGGCCTGGCGCCGGCTGACCGCCCGCCACGCCGACCGCCTCACCGAGATCCTCGACGCCCACGGCTGGCCCACCGCGGACCGCTTCGGCGCCGACGCCGCCCGCGCCGCCTGGCTCATCGCCCAGCACGCCGACCGCCAACTCGACGTCCAGCGCCGCGCCCTGGGCCTGCTCGAACGCGCCGTCGCCGACGGCCTCGCCACCTCCCGAGACCTGGCCTTCCTCCAGGACCGCACACTCGTCAACGACGGTCGCGAACAGGTCTACGGCACCCAGATCGCCGGCATCCGCAACGGCACCCCCATCCCCTGGCCCTGCGAGAACCCGTCCCAGATGGACCGGCGCCGCGCAGAGGTGGGCATCCCACCCTTCGACGCATACGTCGCCCGGTTCGCCTGA
- the bglX gene encoding beta-glucosidase BglX, whose translation MGGLRRRSLLAAAGGTAAAAGLANTGTPQAPARPRAAASAATGASASTGPGEPAPAPGDRPGPYDRQVAALLARMTTDEKLGQLQQLPWAYDTGPGGPGTRAVEEAARRGKLGSVLSIFGARTCNRLQRIAVEESRLGIPLLFGLDVIHGFWTTFPIPLAQAASFDPRVAARDAEISAREARSNGVHWTFAPMMDVTHEPRWGRIAEGNGEDPYLTAAFAAAKVRGYQGERLADADRIAACAKHFVAYGGAEGGRDYNTVDVSESRLRNLHLPPFRAAVDSGVATVMASFNTIAGVPAHANPHTLTDVLRREWGFDGMVVSDWNGVQELVPHGVAEDGADAARLALGAGVDMEMTSTTLVTHGRRLLREGRISARRLDEAVARVLRLKYALGLFAHPYADEGKAIGGPSAEARAAARDAASRSMVLLKNDRGVLPLHAKTGSIAVVGPFADSPDLLGTWVMPPAARKFPAGTVLDAVRQAAPRSTVRYARGVDPQGNDTGGIPAAVAAATASEVTVVVVGEPPALSGEAAARSDIGLPGAQERLVEAIAGTGRPFAVVLVNGRPLTLGDWLARTPAVLVAWHPGIEAGHAIADVLFGRTDPGGKLPVSFPRSVGQIPIHYNHENTGRPYDPDDKYTSKYLDLPDGPQFPFGHGLSYTTFRTGAPEVSTDRIAASALRRGETVEVATTVTNTGSRTGDEVVQLYLHDRAASIAQPVRRLRGFRRVTLPPGTTRTVAFRLTADDLGFWTNAPHGDFRLEPGTFDLYVGTSSATENKTTLRVI comes from the coding sequence ATGGGTGGGCTACGACGTCGCTCCCTGCTCGCCGCCGCCGGCGGCACCGCGGCGGCCGCCGGTCTGGCGAACACCGGAACTCCCCAGGCACCGGCGCGCCCCCGGGCCGCCGCGAGCGCAGCGACCGGGGCGAGCGCCTCGACCGGGCCGGGGGAGCCCGCACCGGCGCCCGGAGACCGCCCCGGACCGTACGACCGGCAGGTCGCCGCACTGCTGGCGCGGATGACCACCGACGAGAAGCTGGGGCAGTTGCAGCAGCTCCCGTGGGCGTACGACACCGGGCCCGGCGGGCCGGGGACCAGGGCAGTCGAAGAGGCCGCCCGCAGGGGGAAGTTGGGCTCGGTGCTCAGCATCTTCGGCGCCCGTACCTGCAACCGGCTCCAGCGGATCGCCGTCGAGGAGTCGCGGCTGGGCATCCCGCTGCTGTTCGGGCTCGATGTCATCCACGGCTTCTGGACGACGTTCCCCATCCCGCTGGCCCAGGCCGCCAGCTTCGATCCGCGGGTCGCGGCGCGGGACGCGGAGATCTCGGCGCGGGAGGCCCGGTCCAACGGCGTGCACTGGACGTTCGCGCCGATGATGGACGTGACGCACGAACCGCGCTGGGGCCGGATCGCCGAGGGCAACGGCGAGGACCCGTACCTGACCGCCGCGTTCGCCGCCGCCAAGGTCCGCGGCTACCAAGGGGAACGGCTCGCCGACGCGGACCGGATCGCCGCCTGCGCCAAGCACTTCGTGGCGTACGGGGGCGCCGAGGGCGGCCGCGACTACAACACCGTGGACGTCTCCGAGTCCCGGCTGCGGAACCTCCACCTCCCGCCGTTCCGGGCCGCGGTGGACTCCGGGGTGGCGACCGTGATGGCCTCGTTCAACACCATCGCCGGCGTCCCCGCGCACGCCAACCCGCACACCCTCACCGACGTCCTGCGGCGGGAGTGGGGCTTCGACGGGATGGTGGTGAGCGACTGGAACGGCGTGCAGGAACTCGTCCCGCACGGGGTCGCGGAGGACGGCGCGGACGCCGCTCGGCTGGCGCTCGGCGCGGGCGTCGACATGGAGATGACCAGCACCACCCTGGTCACCCACGGCAGGCGGCTCCTCCGGGAGGGGCGGATCAGTGCGCGGCGGCTGGACGAGGCGGTCGCGCGGGTGCTGCGGCTGAAGTACGCGCTGGGGCTGTTCGCGCACCCGTATGCCGACGAGGGGAAGGCGATCGGCGGGCCGTCGGCCGAGGCCCGGGCGGCGGCCCGGGACGCCGCGAGCCGGTCGATGGTGCTGCTGAAGAACGACCGCGGGGTGCTGCCGCTGCACGCGAAGACCGGCTCGATCGCGGTGGTGGGGCCGTTCGCCGACTCCCCCGACCTGCTGGGGACATGGGTGATGCCGCCCGCCGCCCGGAAGTTCCCGGCCGGCACGGTGCTGGACGCGGTGCGGCAGGCGGCACCGCGCAGCACGGTGCGGTACGCCCGCGGCGTGGACCCGCAGGGCAACGACACCGGCGGCATCCCGGCGGCCGTCGCGGCGGCCACCGCCTCCGAGGTGACGGTCGTGGTGGTGGGCGAACCCCCGGCGCTCAGCGGGGAGGCCGCCGCACGCAGCGACATCGGGCTGCCGGGCGCCCAGGAGCGGCTGGTCGAGGCGATCGCCGGCACCGGCCGGCCGTTCGCGGTAGTGCTGGTCAACGGCCGCCCGCTGACCCTCGGCGACTGGCTGGCCCGGACCCCGGCGGTGCTGGTGGCCTGGCACCCCGGCATCGAGGCGGGCCACGCCATCGCCGACGTGCTGTTCGGCAGGACCGACCCGGGCGGCAAGCTGCCGGTGTCGTTCCCCCGCTCGGTCGGCCAGATCCCGATCCACTACAACCACGAGAACACCGGCCGCCCCTACGACCCGGACGACAAGTACACCTCGAAGTACCTCGACCTCCCCGACGGACCGCAGTTCCCGTTCGGCCACGGCCTGAGCTACACGACGTTCCGCACCGGCGCGCCCGAGGTCAGCACCGACCGGATCGCGGCGAGCGCCCTCCGCCGCGGCGAGACCGTCGAGGTCGCGACGACCGTCACCAACACCGGCTCCCGGACCGGCGACGAGGTCGTCCAGCTCTACCTCCACGACCGGGCCGCCAGCATCGCCCAGCCGGTCCGCCGCCTGCGCGGCTTCCGGCGGGTGACCCTGCCCCCGGGAACGACCCGCACGGTGGCGTTCCGTCTGACCGCGGACGACCTCGGCTTCTGGACCAACGCCCCGCACGGCGACTTCCGCCTGGAGCCCGGCACCTTCGACCTCTACGTGGGCACCAGCTCAGCCACCGAGAACAAGACGACCCTCAGGGTGATCTGA
- a CDS encoding GNAT family N-acetyltransferase gives MTKPPVLATAARLDDFTPGQLTEILGDGPDPFGVDDAGLIWLPKEEHFGIRLDGRLVAHAGLRRLPIEIDGTTTSVIGVGGVAVASDLRGHGLARRVVAAALDHARTMGPDHGLLFCRPPLVALYARLGWREVRAEVRVEQPSGPVVMPLRTMWTPLRDGAGWPSGPVRLRSLPM, from the coding sequence ATGACGAAGCCTCCCGTACTGGCGACCGCCGCACGCCTCGACGACTTCACCCCCGGCCAGCTGACCGAGATCCTCGGCGACGGTCCCGACCCCTTCGGCGTCGACGACGCGGGCCTGATCTGGCTGCCCAAGGAAGAGCACTTCGGCATCCGGCTCGACGGGCGTCTGGTGGCCCACGCCGGCCTGCGGCGGCTGCCGATCGAGATCGACGGGACCACGACCTCGGTCATCGGCGTCGGCGGGGTCGCGGTGGCGTCGGACCTGCGCGGCCACGGGCTTGCGCGGCGGGTGGTGGCGGCCGCGCTGGACCACGCCCGCACCATGGGCCCGGACCACGGTCTTCTCTTCTGCCGCCCGCCGCTGGTCGCCCTCTACGCACGGCTCGGCTGGCGGGAGGTCCGCGCGGAGGTGCGGGTCGAGCAGCCGTCCGGGCCGGTGGTGATGCCGCTGCGGACGATGTGGACGCCGCTGCGCGACGGGGCCGGGTGGCCGTCCGGCCCCGTGCGGCTGCGCTCCCTGCCCATGTGA
- a CDS encoding FUSC family protein codes for MFVAPDPGRLRLRSGARAVLGVGAAVTAAGLAAQSLPAAIAGGLAALLALFTVGDPTVRGQALTTALLPVAGLPVLVAATALHGHPLLRDAAFLGVVGAGVYARRWGPRGHALGIFAFMMFFMVQFLHATPARLPELCAALALGLLASSAVRFGLWCYERRMPPPAAVPPPAGRGLARITTRQAVQATAACGFALAVGQALSQDRWYWAVVSAWWIFVNTASRGETLVRGFRRVLGTVTGIAIGLLVAVPLHGAPAPTAALVAVCVFGVFYTAGPSYSWMMFFVTVMAGLLYGLLGVLHPGLLALRLEQTAVGALGAALAVALVLPVTTHAATDAWIQRAVHCVRDCTAVAARRLAGDDAADPARHVAELELLLARVRLSLVPLLHPLNPLRHRKARARQVVACLDECAAQVRGLAEVAADPAASHDARLTAACQRVTAVVGTLFAPGPEAGAALDGPAAAPAHHPGAERALAHLHGLESALTALAHPVRSSPRAPFAAS; via the coding sequence ATGTTCGTGGCCCCGGATCCCGGACGGCTGCGGCTGCGCAGCGGCGCCCGGGCCGTCCTGGGCGTCGGGGCCGCGGTGACGGCGGCGGGACTCGCCGCCCAGTCGCTGCCCGCGGCCATCGCCGGCGGGCTCGCCGCCCTGCTCGCGCTCTTCACCGTCGGCGACCCCACGGTGCGCGGCCAGGCCCTGACCACGGCACTGCTGCCGGTCGCCGGCCTTCCCGTCCTCGTCGCGGCGACCGCGCTCCACGGCCACCCCCTGCTGCGCGACGCGGCGTTCCTCGGCGTCGTCGGCGCCGGCGTCTACGCGCGCCGCTGGGGCCCGCGCGGCCACGCTCTGGGGATCTTCGCGTTCATGATGTTCTTCATGGTGCAGTTCCTGCACGCGACCCCGGCCCGGCTGCCGGAGCTGTGCGCCGCGCTCGCGCTCGGGCTGCTCGCCTCGTCGGCGGTCCGCTTCGGCCTGTGGTGCTACGAGCGCCGGATGCCGCCGCCCGCCGCGGTGCCCCCGCCCGCCGGCCGCGGCCTGGCCCGGATCACCACCCGGCAGGCGGTCCAGGCGACCGCCGCCTGCGGCTTCGCACTCGCCGTCGGCCAGGCGCTGTCCCAGGACCGCTGGTACTGGGCGGTGGTCTCGGCCTGGTGGATCTTCGTCAACACCGCCTCCCGCGGCGAGACCCTGGTCCGCGGCTTCCGGCGGGTTCTGGGCACCGTCACCGGCATCGCGATCGGTCTGCTGGTCGCCGTCCCGCTGCACGGCGCCCCGGCCCCCACGGCGGCGCTGGTCGCCGTCTGCGTCTTCGGTGTCTTCTACACCGCGGGGCCGTCGTACAGCTGGATGATGTTCTTCGTCACCGTCATGGCCGGCCTGCTCTACGGCCTGCTCGGCGTCCTGCATCCCGGGCTGCTGGCGCTGCGGCTGGAGCAGACCGCGGTCGGCGCGCTGGGCGCCGCGCTGGCGGTGGCACTGGTGCTGCCGGTCACCACGCACGCCGCGACCGACGCCTGGATCCAGCGCGCGGTGCACTGCGTACGGGACTGCACCGCGGTCGCCGCCCGCCGGCTCGCCGGGGACGACGCGGCCGACCCCGCCCGGCACGTCGCCGAGCTGGAACTCCTGCTGGCCCGCGTGCGGCTGTCCCTGGTGCCGCTGCTGCACCCGCTCAACCCGTTGCGGCACCGCAAGGCCCGCGCCCGTCAGGTCGTGGCCTGCCTGGACGAGTGCGCCGCGCAGGTGCGGGGCCTGGCCGAGGTGGCCGCCGACCCGGCGGCCTCGCACGACGCCCGGCTGACCGCGGCCTGCCAGCGGGTGACGGCCGTGGTGGGCACGCTGTTCGCGCCCGGCCCGGAGGCCGGCGCCGCGCTCGACGGTCCGGCCGCGGCCCCGGCCCACCACCCCGGTGCCGAACGCGCCCTGGCCCATCTGCACGGCCTGGAGTCCGCGCTGACCGCACTGGCGCACCCGGTGCGCAGCTCGCCCCGGGCACCGTTCGCCGCGTCCTGA
- a CDS encoding lactonase family protein, giving the protein MATTGPAAERTTDGPAHGDGPRAYLGSFTTAGGLGITTAAVDPDSGALTPLHSTGAVPNPSYLVPDPGRRLLYAVSETPDGAAAAFRLTPEGPALLAPPVPVGGADPTHLTLTAGHLVTANYSSGDVSTLPVRDGGTLGGPVRVLAHHGSGPRTDRQEGPHAHCVRPDPAGRWLLSVDLGTDAVRVCALDPATGTLTVRHETRLRPGGGPRHLAFHPRGDLVCVVNELAPTLTLCRWDADRGTLTPLGETPLLPDGAEGTGPTFPSALVLSHDGRFAWAANRGHDSIAVLSLDAAAGTAALVTTVPCGGHWPRDLALHPDGRHLYAANERSGDITWFTLDPETGVPARGGSVPAPAASCVVFA; this is encoded by the coding sequence GTGGCGACGACGGGACCAGCGGCCGAGCGGACCACCGACGGACCGGCGCACGGGGACGGCCCGCGGGCCTACCTCGGCTCCTTCACCACCGCCGGTGGCCTCGGCATCACCACCGCGGCCGTCGACCCGGATTCCGGTGCGCTCACCCCGCTGCACTCCACGGGCGCCGTCCCCAACCCCTCCTACCTGGTGCCGGACCCCGGCCGCCGCCTCCTCTACGCCGTCAGCGAGACCCCCGACGGCGCGGCCGCCGCCTTCCGCCTCACCCCCGAAGGCCCCGCCCTGCTCGCGCCGCCGGTCCCCGTCGGCGGCGCCGACCCCACCCACCTCACCCTGACCGCCGGCCACCTCGTCACCGCCAACTACAGCTCGGGCGACGTCAGTACGCTCCCCGTACGGGACGGCGGCACCCTCGGCGGACCCGTACGCGTCCTCGCCCACCACGGCAGCGGCCCCCGGACCGACCGCCAGGAGGGCCCGCACGCCCACTGCGTCCGGCCCGACCCCGCCGGCCGGTGGCTGCTCAGCGTCGATCTCGGCACCGACGCGGTCCGGGTCTGCGCCCTCGACCCGGCGACCGGCACGCTGACCGTGCGGCACGAGACGCGGCTGCGCCCCGGCGGCGGGCCCCGGCACCTCGCCTTCCACCCGCGCGGCGACCTCGTCTGCGTCGTCAACGAACTCGCCCCGACCCTCACCCTCTGCCGGTGGGACGCCGACCGCGGCACGCTGACGCCACTGGGGGAGACCCCGCTGCTCCCCGACGGAGCGGAGGGCACCGGACCGACGTTCCCCTCCGCTCTGGTCCTCTCCCACGACGGCCGGTTCGCCTGGGCCGCCAACCGCGGCCACGACAGCATCGCGGTGCTCTCCCTGGACGCCGCGGCCGGGACCGCGGCGCTCGTCACGACCGTGCCGTGCGGCGGCCACTGGCCCCGCGACCTCGCACTGCACCCCGACGGGCGGCACCTCTACGCCGCCAACGAACGCTCCGGCGACATCACGTGGTTCACCCTCGACCCGGAGACCGGCGTCCCGGCCCGCGGCGGCTCGGTCCCGGCGCCGGCCGCCTCGTGCGTGGTCTTCGCCTGA
- a CDS encoding nuclear transport factor 2 family protein: MPDTTAAPEDVVRACFDAYLAQDRPAMERLLAEEFVFTSPQDDHIGRETFLEVCFPTADRLRSQELLDAVPFGGGRVFVRYAYELRTGERHRNVEVMTVRDGKLTETEVYFGGRFPQG, translated from the coding sequence GTGCCGGACACCACCGCCGCCCCCGAGGACGTCGTCCGGGCCTGCTTCGACGCGTACCTGGCCCAGGACCGGCCGGCCATGGAGCGGCTGCTCGCCGAGGAGTTCGTCTTCACCAGTCCGCAGGACGACCACATCGGCCGGGAGACGTTCCTGGAGGTCTGCTTCCCGACCGCGGACCGCCTCCGCTCCCAGGAGCTCCTCGACGCCGTGCCGTTCGGCGGCGGCCGGGTCTTCGTCCGCTACGCGTACGAACTCAGGACCGGCGAACGCCACCGCAACGTCGAGGTGATGACGGTGCGGGACGGGAAGCTCACCGAGACCGAGGTGTACTTCGGCGGGCGCTTCCCCCAGGGATGA